A single Caldanaerobius fijiensis DSM 17918 DNA region contains:
- the rpiB gene encoding ribose 5-phosphate isomerase B — MIALGADHGGYELKEEIKKYLMQKGYEVKDFGTFSEEPVDYPDMAEKVGEAIISGQCDRGILCCGTGIGISIAANKIHGIRAANCSDSYSARMAKEHNNANVLCLGGRVVGKGLAIMIVEEWLNARFQGERHQRRIDKIAQLEKKY, encoded by the coding sequence ATGATAGCATTAGGTGCCGACCACGGTGGTTATGAACTGAAAGAAGAGATAAAAAAGTATTTAATGCAAAAAGGTTATGAGGTAAAAGATTTTGGTACTTTCTCAGAAGAGCCAGTGGATTATCCCGATATGGCTGAGAAGGTGGGTGAGGCTATTATATCAGGGCAATGTGATAGAGGTATACTTTGCTGTGGGACGGGCATTGGTATTTCAATAGCAGCCAATAAAATACATGGCATAAGGGCTGCTAATTGCAGTGATAGTTATTCTGCCAGGATGGCCAAAGAACATAACAATGCAAATGTTTTGTGCCTTGGAGGAAGGGTTGTAGGTAAAGGGCTTGCTATAATGATCGTAGAAGAATGGCTTAATGCCAGATTCCAAGGAGAGAGGCATCAAAGGAGAATAGACAAGATAGCGCAACTTGAGAAAAAATATTGA
- a CDS encoding low molecular weight protein arginine phosphatase produces the protein MKTVLFVCTGNTCRSSMAEYIFRDMLNKRGDVKGIKVLSAGISAFPGAMASPEAIEVMKELGIDMSPHRSRALTREMIEKSDLILTMTSEHKRQILSIVPQAENKVFTLKEFAQMEEKDILDPFGKTIDVYRNSAQEIKEALEKSIDKILAISEEEKG, from the coding sequence ATGAAGACAGTGTTATTTGTCTGTACGGGAAATACTTGCAGGAGTAGCATGGCCGAATATATATTTCGCGATATGTTAAACAAAAGGGGGGATGTCAAAGGGATCAAGGTATTGTCAGCAGGTATAAGCGCTTTTCCAGGTGCTATGGCTTCACCTGAAGCTATTGAGGTAATGAAAGAGCTGGGTATAGATATGTCACCCCATAGATCCCGGGCTTTGACAAGGGAAATGATAGAAAAATCAGATCTTATACTGACCATGACGAGCGAACACAAAAGACAGATCTTGAGTATCGTTCCGCAAGCTGAGAATAAGGTGTTTACCTTAAAAGAGTTTGCTCAGATGGAGGAAAAAGATATACTTGACCCATTTGGTAAGACCATAGATGTATACCGCAATAGTGCTCAGGAGATAAAAGAAGCTCTTGAGAAGTCCATTGATAAAATCTTGGCTATAAGTGAGGAGGAGAAAGGATGA
- a CDS encoding L-threonylcarbamoyladenylate synthase produces MTKIFRVSKEQPEVDVLREAAKYILNGGIVAFPTETVYGLGANALNPLAVRKIFEAKGRPQDNPLIVHISDIEDVYKYAQKVPDNARTLMDKFWPGPMTLVFKKKNIIPDVITAGLDSVGIRIPSHPVARAFIKECGVPIAAPSANISGKPSPTKAEHVLEDLNGKIDAIIDGGSCDVGVESTVIDVTQSVPMILRPGGITSEQIRDAIGEVAIDPTIKGEVMKEDFRPRAPGMKYKHYSPEAEVYIVKGRIDEVVKKINALAEKDLSEGKKVGIMATAQTHKMYKYGKIVVVGDREDALGIARNLFDVLREFDNAGVDIIYAEAIDEEGLGLAIMNRLVKAAGYKILNL; encoded by the coding sequence ATGACAAAAATTTTTCGCGTGAGTAAAGAACAACCTGAAGTGGATGTATTAAGGGAAGCTGCAAAATATATATTAAATGGCGGTATTGTAGCTTTTCCTACAGAAACTGTGTATGGATTGGGAGCTAATGCATTAAATCCCTTGGCAGTGAGGAAGATTTTTGAGGCTAAAGGAAGGCCACAGGATAATCCGCTAATCGTACATATTTCAGATATTGAAGATGTTTATAAATATGCGCAAAAAGTACCTGACAATGCCAGGACATTGATGGATAAATTTTGGCCCGGTCCTATGACTCTGGTGTTTAAAAAAAAGAATATAATACCTGATGTAATAACTGCGGGTTTGGATTCTGTAGGTATTAGGATACCAAGCCATCCGGTGGCGAGGGCTTTTATAAAGGAGTGCGGCGTGCCAATAGCGGCTCCCAGTGCAAATATTTCAGGGAAGCCCAGTCCAACCAAGGCAGAGCACGTCCTTGAAGATTTAAATGGTAAAATAGATGCCATAATAGATGGTGGGAGCTGTGATGTGGGGGTTGAGTCCACAGTCATCGACGTGACGCAGTCTGTTCCCATGATATTGAGACCAGGAGGTATAACATCTGAACAGATAAGGGATGCCATTGGCGAAGTGGCTATTGATCCGACAATAAAGGGAGAGGTTATGAAGGAGGATTTTAGGCCAAGGGCTCCTGGTATGAAATATAAGCACTATTCTCCTGAAGCGGAAGTTTACATCGTTAAAGGCCGGATAGATGAGGTAGTCAAAAAAATCAATGCTTTAGCAGAAAAAGACTTGTCAGAGGGTAAAAAAGTGGGTATAATGGCTACAGCGCAGACACATAAAATGTATAAATATGGTAAGATAGTGGTGGTTGGTGATCGCGAAGATGCATTGGGTATCGCTCGCAATCTTTTTGATGTCCTCAGGGAATTTGATAATGCAGGGGTGGACATAATATACGCCGAGGCTATTGATGAAGAAGGTTTGGGTTTGGCCATAATGAATCGCCTGGTAAAGGCGGCTGGTTATAAGATTTTGAATTTATGA